A genomic region of Methanomassiliicoccus sp. contains the following coding sequences:
- a CDS encoding 4Fe-4S binding protein translates to MAVRKIIRIDESKCNGCGKCVDACAEGAIEIRDGKARIVKDMFCDGFGACLGECPQGALTIEEREADPFDEEAAKRHVEDSRAPASCGCPSAVPMLLRPQGVASTPTEGGSELGNWPIQMNLVSPNAPYFRGARLLLAGDCTAFAFASMHPSFIRGRTTVIGCPKLDDNREYVEKLSAILSANDIKDITILHMEVSCCGQLRRLVKEAMTKAGSNADISSYTIGRTGALVKD, encoded by the coding sequence ATGGCGGTCCGGAAGATCATAAGAATCGATGAGAGCAAATGCAATGGTTGTGGTAAGTGCGTGGACGCTTGCGCTGAGGGAGCAATCGAGATCAGGGACGGCAAGGCCAGGATCGTCAAGGACATGTTCTGTGACGGCTTCGGAGCCTGCTTGGGCGAGTGTCCCCAGGGTGCACTGACCATCGAGGAAAGAGAGGCTGACCCCTTCGATGAGGAAGCGGCTAAAAGGCATGTGGAAGATAGCCGCGCTCCCGCCTCATGCGGCTGTCCTTCGGCAGTTCCTATGCTCCTGCGTCCTCAAGGAGTTGCATCAACACCGACCGAGGGTGGGTCGGAGCTGGGCAACTGGCCTATTCAGATGAACCTGGTATCTCCCAACGCTCCTTACTTCAGAGGGGCCCGCCTGCTGCTTGCTGGGGACTGTACAGCATTCGCCTTCGCCTCCATGCATCCCAGCTTCATTCGGGGGCGCACCACGGTCATAGGATGTCCAAAGCTTGACGATAACCGCGAGTATGTGGAGAAATTGAGTGCTATCCTCAGCGCCAACGACATCAAGGATATCACCATCTTGCACATGGAGGTGTCTTGCTGTGGGCAGCTTCGTCGCCTGGTGAAAGAGGCGATGACGAAGGCGGGGAGCAATGCGGATATCTCCAGT
- a CDS encoding SemiSWEET transporter: protein MAGLMTTVGFVPQIIKSLRERKMGEVSLLMPTLLSVGMFLWLLYGLLTDDLPIVIWNAIALALNLCLVGLKLHFGRIEKSS, encoded by the coding sequence ATGGCAGGCCTAATGACCACGGTCGGTTTCGTGCCTCAGATAATCAAGAGCTTGCGCGAGAGGAAGATGGGCGAGGTATCTCTCCTCATGCCCACGCTTCTAAGCGTGGGGATGTTCCTATGGCTGCTCTACGGTCTTCTGACCGATGACCTCCCCATAGTTATATGGAACGCCATCGCCCTGGCCCTGAACTTATGCCTAGTGGGCCTGAAGTTACATTTTGGCAGGATTGAGAAAAGTTCCTGA
- a CDS encoding SDR family NAD(P)-dependent oxidoreductase — MFISDKVALITGATTELGKATAVGLAKMGATLVLVGGDRGRLSSVAKVIIREAPHTVLRTLLADLSSMAEVRRSVSEIMIEERRIDVLINNVGVVAREREVTVDGYERTFALDHLAPFLLTNLLMTDLLFSAPSRIITVSSTPYPAGPLKLNDLMLDRGYSPSLACGQAKLANILFTYELAHRLRGTGVTANFVEHRTRRTRFGIEAGGMTRLDMVAVRPFELSRRSGVKTIIHLAASPEVVGLTGQCFISSRSRRPAPISSDIEEARMLWEVSERLTGLRPR, encoded by the coding sequence ATGTTCATAAGTGACAAGGTCGCGCTCATCACGGGGGCCACCACAGAACTGGGCAAAGCGACGGCCGTAGGGCTGGCCAAGATGGGAGCTACACTGGTCCTTGTAGGCGGGGACAGGGGACGACTGTCATCCGTTGCCAAGGTGATAATCCGGGAAGCCCCCCATACTGTTCTCAGGACCCTTCTGGCAGACCTCTCCTCGATGGCGGAGGTGAGGAGATCAGTATCGGAAATAATGATCGAGGAACGTCGCATCGACGTCCTCATCAACAACGTGGGCGTAGTGGCTCGGGAGCGGGAAGTGACCGTGGACGGGTACGAACGCACCTTTGCCCTAGACCATCTCGCCCCTTTCCTTCTGACCAATCTTTTGATGACCGACCTTTTGTTCTCTGCTCCTTCCAGAATAATCACTGTCTCCTCAACGCCCTATCCAGCGGGCCCCCTAAAACTGAACGATCTGATGCTGGATAGAGGGTACTCGCCGTCCCTAGCATGCGGTCAGGCTAAGCTCGCGAACATCCTCTTCACCTACGAGCTTGCCCATCGTTTGCGGGGGACAGGAGTGACCGCCAATTTTGTTGAACACAGGACGAGGCGAACAAGGTTTGGGATCGAGGCCGGAGGGATGACGCGTCTGGACATGGTGGCCGTGCGCCCCTTTGAGCTGAGCCGGAGGTCGGGAGTTAAAACAATCATCCATCTAGCGGCCTCACCTGAGGTCGTGGGATTGACCGGTCAGTGCTTTATCAGCTCGAGGTCGAGAAGGCCTGCCCCCATATCGAGTGATATTGAGGAGGCCAGGATGCTGTGGGAAGTGAGCGAGAGGCTTACCGGTCTGAGACCGAGATAG
- a CDS encoding radical SAM protein, with amino-acid sequence MRLSQRWSELMGRGLHQGVFRYDGMGTLAHHRFHLRVDSKQRGILIIDASQLVELNGTALDYVRCLLEGRTEEDMFRYMSHRYQGLDRSTASEHYSRISDQLVRFMNGETDILEIIGTERPTIGADDFPAPYRMDLALTYHCQNVCAHCYNEPRDLKELDEDRWMKVIARTWQLGIPHVVFTGGEPTLIPYLDRLIARSESYGQVTGLVTNGRKLSTPGYLKDLVGKGLDHVQITVISHREDVHDRLSGALGAWKETIEGLRAALKEDLYVSTNTTIMASNKDDVLDTMRFLISLGVKNIAFNSIIRSGKGKETEGVAYPVLQDILTKLNLLAEEAGVRMVWYTPTPYCELNPINLGLGIKQCTACSINMAVEPDGTVLPCQSYYCPLGNILQDPWEYIWNHDLCKEIRGRRYVEEKCTDCALLDTCGGGCPLARKMGSLACWDHGPS; translated from the coding sequence ATGAGACTCTCCCAACGCTGGTCTGAGCTCATGGGTCGGGGGCTCCATCAGGGCGTCTTCCGTTATGATGGCATGGGAACACTTGCACATCACCGGTTCCACCTGAGGGTGGACTCCAAGCAGAGGGGGATCCTGATTATCGACGCCTCGCAGCTGGTGGAGCTGAACGGTACGGCGCTGGATTACGTGAGGTGCCTCCTGGAGGGCCGGACCGAGGAGGACATGTTCCGCTACATGAGCCACCGCTACCAGGGTCTGGACCGTTCCACCGCCTCGGAGCACTACTCCCGCATCTCCGATCAACTGGTGCGCTTCATGAACGGTGAGACCGATATTCTGGAGATAATCGGCACGGAACGACCTACCATAGGCGCGGACGACTTCCCCGCCCCCTACCGCATGGACCTGGCCCTCACCTACCACTGCCAGAACGTCTGCGCCCACTGCTACAACGAGCCTCGGGATCTGAAAGAGCTTGATGAGGACAGGTGGATGAAGGTCATCGCCCGGACATGGCAGCTCGGCATTCCCCACGTGGTGTTCACTGGGGGAGAGCCAACGCTCATACCTTACTTGGACCGGCTGATAGCCCGCTCTGAGAGCTATGGACAGGTGACCGGCCTCGTCACGAACGGCCGTAAGCTCAGTACCCCGGGATACCTCAAGGACCTGGTGGGCAAGGGCCTGGACCATGTCCAGATCACGGTCATATCCCACCGTGAGGATGTGCACGACCGTCTATCGGGAGCCCTGGGGGCCTGGAAGGAGACGATCGAGGGCCTGAGAGCAGCGTTGAAGGAGGACCTGTATGTCAGCACGAACACCACCATCATGGCTTCGAACAAGGATGATGTCCTGGACACAATGAGGTTCCTGATCTCCCTGGGCGTGAAGAACATCGCTTTCAACAGCATCATCCGCTCCGGCAAGGGAAAGGAGACCGAGGGCGTGGCCTATCCAGTCCTACAGGACATTCTCACAAAGCTCAACCTGCTGGCCGAGGAGGCCGGGGTGCGTATGGTGTGGTACACCCCCACGCCGTACTGTGAGCTTAACCCCATCAACCTCGGCTTGGGCATAAAGCAGTGCACGGCCTGCTCCATCAATATGGCGGTAGAGCCGGATGGTACGGTCCTTCCATGCCAGAGCTACTACTGTCCCCTGGGCAACATACTGCAGGACCCTTGGGAGTACATCTGGAACCATGATCTGTGCAAGGAGATCAGGGGCAGGAGGTACGTGGAGGAGAAGTGCACGGACTGCGCCCTACTGGACACCTGCGGCGGAGGTTGCCCTCTCGCCCGGAAGATGGGTAGCCTGGCATGCTGGGACCACGGGCCCTCCTGA
- a CDS encoding class I SAM-dependent methyltransferase, producing the protein MLPGMSMGTGRPTALDVGCGPGLVMELLSPYLDVQGVDIDAEAVYACRSRDQKAVQARAEDLPFDDASFDIVYCSYLLLWVEDAAAAVREMARVARTWVLCFAEPDYCGRISYPPEVSVIDDAMVRGLRGQGADPEMGRKIPGIISQCGLVPATGTFSGMRMAGWTKEEADREWEEIVHMTSGILGQDKMAVVRRAWDQAVTEGTLVQHNPVFYALSKKER; encoded by the coding sequence GTGCTCCCAGGCATGTCGATGGGCACAGGGAGGCCTACAGCGCTGGACGTTGGTTGCGGTCCCGGTCTGGTGATGGAATTGCTGTCCCCTTATCTGGATGTGCAAGGCGTGGACATCGATGCTGAGGCCGTATACGCCTGCAGGTCCAGGGACCAGAAGGCGGTGCAGGCAAGGGCCGAGGATCTGCCTTTCGATGATGCCTCGTTCGATATCGTGTACTGCTCGTACCTTCTTCTCTGGGTCGAGGATGCGGCGGCGGCAGTGAGGGAGATGGCCAGGGTGGCAAGGACATGGGTCCTGTGCTTTGCAGAGCCTGATTACTGCGGTCGCATAAGCTACCCGCCTGAGGTCTCGGTGATCGACGATGCTATGGTCAGGGGGCTGAGGGGGCAAGGTGCGGATCCGGAAATGGGGCGGAAGATACCGGGCATCATCTCCCAGTGCGGCCTGGTTCCCGCCACGGGAACGTTCTCGGGCATGCGGATGGCGGGATGGACGAAGGAGGAGGCGGACCGAGAGTGGGAGGAGATCGTCCACATGACATCAGGCATCTTGGGGCAGGACAAGATGGCCGTGGTGAGGCGGGCGTGGGACCAAGCGGTGACGGAGGGGACGCTCGTTCAGCATAATCCGGTGTTCTATGCCCTATCCAAGAAGGAGCGCTGA
- a CDS encoding flippase, whose product MAKNSLAMALVQLISQVSTLILSIILNAYLMEDYNTYTSAFSVANVLFLIADLGLGLKLVVDVAPNKSIAPQKLNTILLLRGVMGGLAILMTLALVLLQEMPSKVALAYMVIALSTALSWIAQTFSAMFTAYERMYYVLMTSLVERAFTVSLAIVLVLTGFGLETVVMVVLSGSVLYVFLSYAVCSKFIVKPSRGVNFKLAKQELKEAAPFAINVGLVSTFYALNGFLLLSIIWGMNGREAGELANTLFYIAFNLVAALINVPTVFKQALLPVIARLYSSSPEMTGLAQQKLMKYMYSMGLPLTLGGMILADDIMGLLYVDRAGSVIVLQVLLPVLAISYFGTGQGSLLAAAKMMHLSTISSSAGAALNFVVCIVSIPLLGPVGAALAFTLATLVTNAIQYYFVYTRVVKLNIIKIIGRPTLAGIGMAVVLLLLPDLNLFLAVGLGFLVYVALLFLLKAIDDEDKDIMRRVFKRD is encoded by the coding sequence GTGGCCAAGAACTCCTTGGCCATGGCATTGGTGCAGTTGATCAGCCAGGTCTCCACATTGATATTATCGATAATCCTGAACGCATATCTGATGGAGGACTACAACACCTACACCTCCGCGTTCTCCGTTGCCAACGTTCTCTTCCTGATAGCCGATCTCGGACTGGGCCTCAAACTCGTGGTCGATGTCGCCCCCAACAAGTCAATTGCCCCCCAGAAGCTCAACACCATCCTCCTCCTGCGAGGGGTGATGGGCGGGCTCGCCATCCTCATGACCTTGGCCTTGGTGCTGCTGCAGGAAATGCCATCCAAGGTAGCCCTTGCGTACATGGTCATCGCTCTGTCCACGGCCCTCAGCTGGATCGCCCAGACCTTCTCGGCCATGTTCACAGCTTACGAGAGGATGTACTACGTTCTGATGACCTCCTTGGTGGAGCGGGCCTTCACCGTGTCCCTGGCCATCGTGCTGGTGCTGACCGGCTTCGGATTGGAAACAGTGGTGATGGTCGTCCTCAGCGGGAGCGTGCTCTACGTCTTCCTATCCTATGCGGTATGCAGCAAGTTCATCGTTAAGCCATCGAGGGGCGTGAACTTCAAGCTGGCAAAGCAGGAACTGAAAGAGGCCGCCCCCTTCGCCATCAATGTGGGCTTGGTGAGCACGTTCTATGCTCTGAACGGTTTTCTCCTTCTGTCCATCATCTGGGGCATGAACGGTCGGGAGGCAGGGGAGCTGGCCAATACGCTGTTCTATATCGCGTTCAACCTCGTGGCGGCCCTCATCAACGTCCCTACTGTCTTCAAGCAGGCGCTCCTCCCGGTCATAGCCCGTCTGTACAGCTCCTCCCCGGAGATGACCGGGTTGGCGCAACAAAAGCTGATGAAATACATGTACAGCATGGGGCTGCCGCTCACCCTGGGAGGCATGATCCTGGCGGACGACATCATGGGCTTGCTGTATGTGGACCGCGCGGGCTCGGTCATCGTCCTGCAGGTCCTGCTTCCCGTTCTCGCCATTTCGTACTTCGGCACCGGTCAGGGCAGCCTCCTGGCTGCTGCGAAGATGATGCACCTCAGCACCATCTCCTCATCTGCGGGGGCCGCCCTGAACTTTGTAGTGTGCATCGTGTCCATACCATTGCTAGGTCCGGTAGGTGCCGCCCTCGCGTTCACCCTGGCGACGCTGGTAACTAACGCCATACAGTATTACTTCGTCTACACCCGGGTGGTCAAGCTGAATATCATCAAGATCATCGGCAGACCGACGCTCGCTGGTATCGGCATGGCCGTCGTGCTGTTGCTCCTGCCCGATCTAAACCTGTTCCTGGCAGTGGGATTGGGCTTCCTGGTCTACGTCGCCCTTCTTTTCCTCCTCAAGGCCATCGACGATGAGGACAAGGACATAATGAGAAGAGTGTTCAAGAGGGATTAG
- a CDS encoding TrkH family potassium uptake protein: MNLDRWRRAWRNGIRTISKRLGINRYSLLQRVRRKGAAIPHIFGLLMLYIAIAMLFPLLTSIFYGEDIRIWIYPIMLSTILGGMLVLRYRSPDMTRPTQALFAVSTGWFVIVVLGAVPFILAGMSPVDAVFEMMSGFTTTGSTIMTDIESWSRSLLFWRSFSQWLGGAGIIMIFVTILPMLGVGGRSLFKNEFPGLNVQNFSLRIREESRKFHYIYIGFSGLQLGLLMLTGIGVYDSFLVMFSTMSSGGLSPHSTSIAFYNNSLVEWNVIVFMFLTSVNFYLHYHTLANRRLRSYWESSEFRSYIIIIAVATLAIIAMLWGGDINDLERTVRTSLFQVVSISSSTGFSTADFAAWESGAILVLLIIMIIGGSTGSSAGGLKVARIILARKFVYASLYKMVHPRALFHTRFDGRPLGEDALTSLMAVIICYIMTAIFTTAALTFMGVDPITSFSGALATLSNCGPGIGAFGPTESFAYLPDAGKIILTFTMWAGRLEFLTVLVVLMPVFWKELLRYHE; encoded by the coding sequence ATGAATCTGGACCGCTGGCGCAGAGCTTGGAGGAACGGCATCAGGACCATCTCGAAGAGACTCGGCATCAATCGCTATTCTCTGCTCCAGAGAGTAAGGAGGAAGGGCGCGGCCATACCTCACATCTTCGGCCTCCTCATGCTGTACATCGCCATTGCCATGCTGTTCCCTCTCCTCACCTCAATTTTCTATGGAGAGGATATCCGCATTTGGATCTATCCCATAATGCTCTCGACCATACTAGGCGGCATGCTGGTCCTACGATATCGGTCCCCCGATATGACCAGACCAACGCAGGCCTTGTTCGCTGTTTCCACCGGCTGGTTCGTGATCGTTGTGCTCGGGGCTGTGCCCTTCATCCTAGCCGGGATGTCCCCCGTGGACGCCGTGTTCGAGATGATGAGCGGGTTCACCACCACCGGGTCGACCATTATGACCGACATCGAGTCCTGGTCGAGGAGCCTGCTCTTCTGGAGAAGCTTCAGCCAGTGGCTTGGTGGGGCGGGTATCATCATGATATTCGTGACCATCCTCCCCATGCTGGGGGTCGGAGGCCGGTCCTTGTTCAAGAACGAGTTTCCCGGTCTTAACGTCCAAAACTTCTCGCTACGTATCAGGGAGGAGTCCAGGAAGTTCCACTACATCTACATAGGCTTCTCCGGACTGCAGCTTGGTCTGTTGATGCTGACAGGCATCGGTGTCTACGATTCCTTTTTGGTCATGTTCTCCACCATGTCCAGCGGAGGCCTGTCCCCTCACTCCACGAGCATCGCCTTCTACAACAACTCGTTGGTGGAGTGGAACGTGATCGTGTTCATGTTCTTGACATCGGTCAACTTCTACCTGCATTATCACACCTTAGCCAACCGCCGGCTGAGAAGCTATTGGGAAAGCTCGGAGTTCAGGAGCTATATCATCATAATCGCCGTGGCAACGCTCGCCATTATCGCCATGTTATGGGGAGGCGACATCAATGATCTGGAACGAACGGTCCGTACCTCGCTCTTCCAGGTAGTGTCCATCTCCTCCTCCACGGGGTTCAGCACAGCGGATTTCGCTGCCTGGGAGAGCGGCGCGATACTTGTATTGTTGATCATCATGATCATCGGAGGGAGCACCGGTTCGAGCGCTGGAGGCTTAAAAGTGGCCAGGATAATCCTGGCCCGCAAGTTCGTCTATGCCAGCTTATATAAGATGGTCCACCCCCGGGCCTTGTTCCATACCCGTTTCGACGGCCGGCCCCTGGGAGAGGATGCTCTCACCTCCCTGATGGCCGTGATCATCTGCTACATCATGACCGCGATCTTCACGACCGCGGCCCTCACCTTCATGGGCGTCGATCCTATCACCTCGTTCAGCGGGGCGCTGGCGACCCTATCGAACTGTGGGCCAGGGATCGGTGCGTTCGGTCCCACGGAGAGCTTCGCATACCTTCCGGATGCAGGCAAGATCATCCTCACGTTTACGATGTGGGCAGGGAGGTTGGAGTTCCTGACGGTTCTGGTCGTTCTCATGCCGGTCTTCTGGAAGGAGCTTCTGAGATACCATGAGTGA
- the trkA gene encoding Trk system potassium transporter TrkA: MQVVIVGAGNVGYTLARTMSRKYTVMMVEQDEKRYRRILDSLDIGAVNANGGSPAVLKDLLTEKTGLFLAVTEKDEFNIFACQVAKKLRPEVGTIARVRNPEYMVGDIQWESFGVDRTFSPERLTASKMKKLAMVEDLIDYERVPGFGLAVAVFRVTDRHDAGLFKPLKFMEMPPGSSILVIHRRGELLLPSRTENLQVGDDVTILGPPGAIKEFNALLGKVHDPHDFVVVGGDIVAEQLLDILKDTKCSIKLIEKDEARCKWLSRKFSNAVIINDNGTDPSVLRDENVNMADALICTTDNEEENLLSCLIGKHLGVTKTITKFSRRDYEMVFDMSGVDAAIGTYHVVANELVRQTVPDLEVLVLMAGFDEALIGVPIAEKCIYMGCPVSELQLPDRSVLGMVIRNERPIPPTSDLILSGGDLLLIYASRRDVPELEHMFKTKIPLGP, from the coding sequence ATGCAGGTCGTCATCGTGGGAGCGGGAAATGTCGGCTACACCTTAGCACGTACGATGTCAAGGAAGTACACCGTGATGATGGTGGAACAGGATGAAAAGAGATATAGAAGGATACTGGACAGCCTGGACATTGGGGCGGTGAACGCCAACGGAGGTAGTCCAGCGGTCCTTAAGGACCTTCTAACAGAGAAGACAGGACTGTTCCTGGCGGTCACAGAGAAGGATGAGTTCAACATCTTCGCATGCCAGGTTGCCAAGAAGCTCCGCCCGGAGGTTGGCACGATCGCCCGAGTGAGGAATCCGGAGTATATGGTAGGCGATATTCAATGGGAATCCTTTGGTGTGGACCGTACCTTCTCTCCCGAGCGCCTCACTGCGAGTAAGATGAAGAAATTGGCGATGGTGGAGGACCTCATCGATTACGAGAGAGTTCCCGGCTTTGGTCTGGCGGTTGCAGTGTTCAGAGTAACGGACAGGCACGATGCGGGACTGTTCAAACCCCTGAAGTTCATGGAGATGCCTCCAGGTAGCAGCATCCTGGTCATTCATCGTAGGGGCGAGCTCTTACTACCCAGCAGAACAGAGAACCTTCAAGTAGGTGACGATGTCACAATCCTGGGACCGCCTGGGGCCATAAAGGAGTTCAATGCCTTGCTGGGAAAGGTGCACGACCCTCATGACTTTGTGGTGGTGGGGGGCGACATCGTCGCCGAACAGCTTCTGGATATACTGAAGGACACCAAATGCTCCATCAAGCTCATAGAGAAGGATGAGGCCCGCTGCAAGTGGTTGTCACGCAAGTTCAGTAATGCTGTCATCATCAATGACAATGGCACCGATCCCTCTGTGCTCAGGGATGAGAACGTGAACATGGCCGATGCCCTGATCTGCACCACCGACAATGAGGAGGAGAACCTTCTCTCATGCTTAATCGGTAAGCATCTGGGCGTTACCAAGACCATCACCAAGTTCTCCCGTCGGGACTACGAGATGGTCTTTGATATGAGCGGGGTGGACGCGGCCATAGGCACATACCACGTGGTAGCCAACGAGCTGGTGAGGCAGACCGTCCCCGACCTGGAGGTGCTGGTCCTCATGGCAGGGTTCGATGAAGCGCTCATCGGAGTGCCGATAGCTGAAAAGTGCATCTACATGGGGTGTCCGGTCTCAGAGCTGCAGCTTCCTGATCGCTCCGTCCTGGGTATGGTGATCCGGAACGAGAGGCCTATTCCCCCCACCTCAGATCTTATTCTGAGCGGGGGGGACCTTCTTTTGATCTATGCATCTCGCAGGGACGTGCCGGAGCTGGAGCACATGTTCAAAACAAAGATACCATTGGGCCCTTGA
- a CDS encoding cupin domain-containing protein has product MNKSEKKGFCIDIEDATKENKCFRKVLYTGEYSQVVLMTLKKGDEIGMEVHDDRDQFFRFEEGEGEVIINDNVYKVKDGSAVVVPAGAMHNVVNTGNEKLKLYTIYSPAEHKDKTVHGTKADAEVHEEHFDGETTE; this is encoded by the coding sequence ATGAACAAAAGTGAGAAGAAAGGCTTCTGCATCGATATTGAAGATGCTACCAAGGAGAATAAGTGCTTCCGCAAGGTTCTGTATACTGGTGAATATAGCCAGGTTGTGCTCATGACCCTTAAGAAGGGCGACGAGATCGGCATGGAGGTCCATGACGACAGGGATCAGTTCTTCCGTTTCGAGGAGGGTGAGGGCGAGGTCATCATTAACGATAACGTATACAAAGTAAAGGATGGCTCAGCCGTGGTTGTTCCTGCAGGTGCTATGCATAATGTCGTCAACACTGGTAATGAGAAGCTGAAGCTCTACACTATCTACTCACCCGCGGAGCATAAGGACAAGACCGTGCATGGGACGAAGGCGGATGCCGAGGTCCATGAGGAGCATTTCGACGGGGAGACCACCGAATAA
- a CDS encoding methanol--corrinoid methyltransferase: MLDFDAVNADKILTRYDIKMESSEKPETIAARILPKDPALKKVAEDVMNLKGKLIEDDVKAALKSNAPEMVIQDGLLKGMDVVSELYGRGIYYLPHVMVAADAFDKGMKLAEGAMSTEKKTKGTAVMHAAEGDPHDIGKNIAAVLLKSNGYKVIDLGRDVLVDTVVDSVLKNKPNFVTGTALMTTTMSAFPRITAKLAENDVHLPFIGAGGAVNREFVESFDMGVYAVAAKDGPHLAAKIVDGWSWHRLREKWDDIIAGKI; the protein is encoded by the coding sequence ATGCTAGACTTCGACGCAGTAAATGCAGACAAGATCTTGACTCGTTATGACATCAAGATGGAGTCTTCGGAGAAGCCAGAGACCATCGCTGCAAGGATCCTTCCGAAGGACCCTGCTCTGAAGAAGGTCGCTGAGGATGTTATGAACTTGAAGGGCAAGCTCATCGAGGATGATGTAAAGGCCGCCCTTAAGTCCAACGCCCCAGAGATGGTTATTCAGGATGGCCTGCTGAAGGGAATGGATGTTGTTTCTGAGCTTTATGGCCGCGGTATCTACTACCTGCCCCATGTCATGGTCGCAGCTGACGCCTTCGACAAGGGAATGAAGCTCGCCGAGGGAGCGATGTCCACTGAGAAGAAGACCAAGGGAACCGCCGTCATGCACGCCGCTGAGGGTGACCCCCACGACATTGGCAAGAACATCGCCGCTGTCCTTCTGAAGTCCAACGGCTACAAGGTCATCGACCTTGGCAGGGATGTTCTGGTCGACACCGTTGTTGACAGCGTCCTGAAGAACAAGCCGAACTTTGTGACCGGCACTGCTCTGATGACCACCACCATGTCCGCGTTCCCCAGGATCACCGCGAAGTTGGCAGAGAACGATGTCCACCTTCCGTTCATCGGCGCCGGCGGTGCTGTGAACAGAGAGTTCGTCGAGTCCTTCGACATGGGCGTCTACGCTGTAGCTGCCAAGGATGGCCCGCACCTCGCCGCAAAGATCGTTGACGGCTGGAGCTGGCACAGGCTTAGGGAGAAGTGGGACGACATCATCGCGGGGAAGATCTAA
- a CDS encoding methanol--corrinoid methyltransferase — MALKNFTKMEYGSADEVVFGDAKYPLSYGLGLKVGAGFVSPEINFAPRPGTEKTPERLTKEYVDYITVDIMNRAVTLGFPSLQLENEWIHQMGNDPKKYAAPVVAGQKAVMKKFNEEYGVACAIRHTCADPRLAEMGLREGMDKTHMYPEKTIESFEVAAENGADVLSCETMGGKEVADYAVVRQDIRGWLFGIGYLGSLDMAWIWPQIVDIAKKNKIVPGGDTNCAGANTSMFMAGGYLDKDIPRTFSAVTRMIASARTLVAIEAGATGPDKDCGYEGPVLKCISGRPSAQEGKGAQDAHADLMGNLMAHTCDLWSNESVEYHSEFGGSSVQCWLGVIGYEAALMNAAKQLKQDKTLRDLYVASDRFRCPEGFCICFDNAYQIGQAIVDNGKSYYLRAKAAGLKAAELVQASNDKNKLKLSKQEKDTLNKILTDLNSLPDEEGKFVDWALKEYKNVQAFNPKNYEL, encoded by the coding sequence ATGGCACTGAAGAATTTCACAAAGATGGAGTACGGCTCCGCAGATGAAGTCGTGTTCGGCGACGCGAAGTACCCGTTGTCCTACGGCCTTGGCCTCAAGGTCGGCGCTGGGTTTGTCTCCCCTGAGATAAACTTCGCTCCCAGGCCCGGAACTGAGAAGACCCCCGAGAGACTGACCAAGGAGTACGTCGACTACATCACCGTCGACATCATGAACCGCGCCGTCACCCTCGGTTTCCCCTCCCTCCAGCTGGAGAACGAGTGGATTCACCAGATGGGTAACGACCCCAAGAAGTACGCTGCGCCGGTAGTTGCTGGCCAGAAGGCGGTCATGAAGAAGTTCAACGAGGAGTACGGCGTCGCGTGCGCTATCCGCCACACCTGCGCTGACCCCAGGCTTGCTGAGATGGGCCTGAGGGAGGGCATGGACAAGACCCACATGTACCCCGAGAAGACCATTGAGTCCTTCGAGGTCGCTGCCGAGAACGGCGCCGATGTGCTGTCTTGCGAGACCATGGGAGGCAAGGAGGTCGCTGACTACGCTGTCGTCAGGCAGGATATCCGCGGATGGCTGTTCGGTATCGGCTACCTCGGCTCCCTCGACATGGCGTGGATCTGGCCCCAGATCGTCGACATCGCCAAGAAGAACAAGATCGTCCCCGGCGGTGACACCAACTGCGCAGGCGCGAACACCTCGATGTTCATGGCCGGCGGTTACCTCGACAAGGATATCCCCAGGACCTTCTCCGCTGTGACCCGTATGATCGCTTCCGCCAGAACCCTGGTCGCGATCGAGGCTGGCGCCACTGGACCTGACAAGGACTGCGGCTATGAGGGACCCGTTCTGAAGTGCATATCCGGACGCCCGTCTGCCCAGGAAGGCAAGGGTGCCCAGGACGCGCACGCTGACCTGATGGGTAACCTGATGGCTCACACCTGCGACCTGTGGTCCAACGAGTCCGTTGAGTACCACTCTGAGTTCGGTGGATCCTCTGTCCAGTGCTGGCTCGGTGTTATCGGCTACGAAGCTGCCCTGATGAACGCTGCCAAGCAGCTGAAGCAGGACAAGACCCTGAGGGACCTCTATGTCGCCTCTGACAGGTTCAGGTGCCCAGAGGGCTTCTGTATCTGCTTCGACAACGCCTACCAGATCGGCCAGGCAATTGTCGACAACGGCAAGAGCTACTACCTAAGGGCCAAGGCTGCCGGTCTGAAGGCCGCGGAGCTCGTTCAGGCGTCCAACGACAAGAACAAGCTGAAACTCAGCAAGCAGGAGAAGGACACCCTGAACAAGATCCTCACCGACCTGAACTCCCTGCCGGACGAGGAAGGCAAGTTCGTTGACTGGGCGCTGAAGGAGTACAAGAACGTACAGGCCTTCAACCCCAAGAACTACGAGCTCTAA